From Linepithema humile isolate Giens D197 chromosome 8, Lhum_UNIL_v1.0, whole genome shotgun sequence, one genomic window encodes:
- the LOC137001462 gene encoding uncharacterized protein, with protein sequence MIFNLTLMYIHLRLSEIFDSSDCDDGWFGKRHILLFGDLLQLPPVHEDSVFKDLSNEKVNKYIGCLQTVNLWTTLFDYDELTINMRQQEDESYRELLSRIRIGLLTKSDYEILENRKISFTEDSFKSRLNELCDFINNLPSDTVCLLPTCHMCDVLNAAMLSRIASKEILLIAEDTIKCIPYIKKKILKVLENNDDDNSKTAGLSKQIVIKIGAKVMIRRNIDASFGLVNGTIAKVISVVQDISNGYIEKIKLLLPSGLEYLIERVN encoded by the coding sequence atgatatttaatttgactttaatgtacatacatcttcgattgtctgaaatatttgattcaagTGATTGTGATGATGGCTGGTTTGGTAAAAGGCATATTCTTTTGTTTGGAGATTTGCTTCAATTGCCTCCTGTACATGAAGATTCTGTCTTTAAAGATTTGTCAAATGAAAAAGTTAACAAATATATCGGTTGCCTACAGACTGTAAATTTGTGGActacattatttgattacgaTGAGTTGACAATTAATATGCGCCAGCAAGAAGATGAGTCTTATCGTGAATTATTGTCAAGAATTCGTATTGGTTTATTAACAAAGTctgattatgaaattttggaaaataggaaaatatcttttacagaAGATTCCTTCAAATCtagattaaatgaattatgtgattttattaacaatttgccatCAGATACCGTTTGTTTATTGCCCACTTGTCACATGTGTGACGTTTTGAATGCTGCAATGTTAAGTCGTATTGcttcgaaagaaatattattaattgctgaAGATACAATCAAATGTAttccatatataaaaaagaaaatattaaaagtgttggaaaataatgatgatgataattctAAAACAGCTGGGCTTTCgaaacaaattgttataaaaattggggCAAAAGTTATGATAAGGCGTAATATTGATGCTAGTTTCGGTCTTGTTAATGGTACAATTGCTAAAGTCATTTCAGTTGTACAAGATATTTCTAACggttatatagaaaaaattaagcttCTTTTGCCATCaggtttagaatatttaattgaaagagtaaattaa
- the LOC137001514 gene encoding uncharacterized protein — MEGSWAQATARGRRRRSEPSRNGAAAGPAASRSVRGAAAAAGPPLISAAAGLPPVAAAPGAQPAVAAAPGVAPVAAAPSAQPAVAAAPGLAPVAAAPGTQPAVAAAPGLPSAAVVPAHVAALDPDLVQHRINGAVLRAVNREWRKLWKKSRPQSIAPSPQSNAPSPKTYVPSPQTYAPTPLSYAPAPQPYAPTPQPYAPSPQVICPVPIYMPPPIYISPSTHNQSSYIPNSYPSYSPYPYYR, encoded by the exons ATGGAAGGCTCGTGGGCACAAGCAACGGCGCGAGGTAGAAGAC gaaGAAGCGAGCCGTCTAGAAATGGTGCTGCGGCAGGACCTGCAGCATCACGTTCAGTCCGTGGCGCCGCTGCTGCGGCAGGTCCACCGCTCATTTCCGCCGCAGCAGGTCTACCGCCCGTCGCCGCCGCACCAGGTGCACAgcccgccgtcgccgccgcaccAGGTGTAGCGCCCGTCGCCGCCGCACCAAGTGCACAgcccgccgtcgccgccgcaccAGGTCTAGCGCCCGTCGCCGCCGCACCAGGTACACAGCCtgccgtcgccgccgcaccAGGTCTACCATCCGCTGCGGTAGTTCCTGCACACGTCGCCGCACTAGATCCAGACCTGGTGCAGCACCGG aTTAATGGTGCAGTGCTGCGTGCCGTAAATAGAGAGTGGAGGAAGCTGTGGAAGAAATCAAGGCCGCAATCCATCGCACCCTCGCCGCAATCCAACGCACCATCGCCGAAGACCTACGTACCGTCACCGCAGACGTACGCACCGACGCCGCTATCCTACGCACCTGCGCCGCAACCCTACGCACCTACGCCGCAACCCTACGCACCATCGCCACAAGTGATATGTCCGGTACCAATCTATATGCCAccacctatatatatatcaccATCGACTCACAATCAGTCATCTTATATTCCAAATTCATATCCCTCTTATTCTCCATATCCGTATTATAgataa